Genomic DNA from Alistipes indistinctus YIT 12060:
ACGGCCTGCAGTGTACTCCTGTCCCCGCTGAAATTATAGGCCCCCGCCATCCCGTTCAAATCGATCAGTGCCGGCATACGAGCATTATTCAAACCCTCCACATGGACAGTGACATTCAATTCGTGCACCTTACGTTCGGGTATCAATCCTACCAGGGCTTCGATGGATTCCTGCATCCCCGGAGAAGGCGTCTGCCCTTCTGGATTCTGGGTATACCTGACCATTGCACAACTCACTTCGAAATCACGTACCGTAACCGAAGCCAGGATATCCGGTTCGTAAACGTACGGAACATCGCCCGACCTTAACGGTACGGTGGGGTTGGAATTGATCGTGGCGTACGCTTCGAGTGTCGACAGATTCTCATATCCGCGTATACCGACCCCATATAGCTGTCCCCGGATCTCATTGAAAACGACAACCGTGTAGGCCCCTTCGGGCACATAGGCATAGGTCTGTATCCGGTTGGCGCTGTTTTCAAACCGGTGTTCCAGAACCAATTTGCCGTCATTTTTGCTGTAAAACAATGCGGTTACGTTTTGCGGGGCTATACCGGCTTTCTCCCACAGCGTTCCCATGGGGATAACGGCACGCAGACCCACCACTTCTTCAATAGGGCGGCGGCAACTGCAGAAGAGCAGTGCGACGGCCAGCATCAATACTGTATATTCATTGTATATGCGTTTCATTATTCGCTTTCTTACTTGCGGTAACCGCGGTTAATCATCCATACCAGGGATACCTTCAATTGGGTCGGACCAACCCAGTGGAAGTTCCCCCGGTTCTTGAGAATAAGGTGCCACTGATCGTCCTCTCCGCATTTTTTGGCAGTGTATTCCCTGTACTTGCTTCCCATATATCCTAAACCGAGCGAATACTCCATCCGCCAGTTTTTGCTGATGCTGTGGGCAAAACCTCCGGTAATACCCGCTGAAACAAACTCGCCCTGATATCCTTTTGTCTTCCATTCCACATCATAATAACCACCGCCCGCATATAGACCCGTAAACCATCCCGTCATTTGACTGCGTCCTGTACGCTCACCCCACCAGTAACGCAATTCCAGGTTCCCGTTCAGCACTTCCAGGGCGTGTTGTTTTTTTTCCCAAAGCCACCACGGGAACACCCATTCCGTAGCCAATGACCAGCGCTGCCCCATAGGTATTTCGATACCGGCATTGACCGCAGCTCCTAAATCGTACAGAAGGTTGGTTTTTATCGCAAAAAGCGGCTTGCGTGCCATTGTCGTCAACGATGGGATTGACAAGGTGTCGCTCGGATCGTTTACCGGATCAGTGCCAGCTTCCGGCACCACCACCTGCCCGGGAAAATCAATAGTCGTTTCTATCGCGGTACTGTCTGGCGGGACGGGTACTGTGACAAACTCTTCCTGTTGCTGTGCTTTTTCGGGATTTTCTTCCTTTAAGTAGAATACAACGCTTGTTCCCGACCGCATAAGCCTTGCAAAGTTGCGTGTCAGGTAATTCTCTGTTGCGCCGCCGCCCAGACGCTTTATCTGAATGAACTTCGATTCTTCATCAAGCGGCATCGAAAGTATGCGCAGAAGATCATCCCTGTATGGAACCATCCTGTCAAGTCGGACCTGTTCGAAAAGGTAGCCCCAATTGATAACCGACGGTTTTATAAATATTTTCTGTTCATTCAACTCCACATCGGGGAATTTCCATCGGATATGACTTCTTACCGCCATGGCACGTTCGTACGATAAGCGTGAATTGGTCCGGAACGATCCGATAAGGGACGAGCTTCCTTCGATGACAATGGAATCCAGTGCGGAGCTAACCGTTATATCCCGGAGTATTTCTTCCAGTTTATTCAATTCGGCCTGGTTGGTGCGGTACTCCCGCATCAGAAGCGAACTGTTGTTGGCAAAATAAAATACCGCAGTCAATGTATCCTGCCGGTGCCCAGGAGACGCGGCATAGCTGTAGTTTGTCGCCCCAAAAAACAGCGTCATCGAGGCAAACATGAGCGTGCGCCATAATATATATCTGTTCAATCTGTTCATTTTTTTATTAATGTGGTGCTGATAATTATAAAGAGTACAATATATTCGTGTTCAATCGGTTTCAGGAGTACAGAGAATACCATAACTGGTTGCGGATAAACTCTTTAAATTTGATTATCTGTGATTAGCTGAAGTTTAGTGAAAAACGCTGCAAAATTAGACTTTGTTATGCTTGATTTTGTGGTAATTAGCTGTAATATTAGTGTTTTGGTTAAGTGCCGCGAATCAGAAAAACGATTAATTATCAGCAACATACACATGATTGACAATTATATAATGTTAGGTATATGTTATGTAGTATAGTAGGTCTCTAATTCGATTGATTGGAGGTAGATGCAGATTGAGAAAGGATATGGGGCTTAGTTGCACGGAAAATGCATACTTTTGGTATACAATTCGAATCCATATAGCCGCGTGTAACTTTCACGAATGAACGGCAATTGTCAACATGTTTAAGGGATTGTTGTTTTTGTGACGGAAATTATGAAACAGACTATAATTTTGACATTATGTCTCTTGGGGTGCTGTGTGGCGTCCGGAGAATCATTGGCGCCAGACTCGCTTTTCATCAGGTTGGATGCGTCTATCGCTAACCGTTCGTTTTACATAGAGCAAAAGAACGATACATTGATCGAGCTCAAGAACCGGTTGCTCAATGCTGCTTCGCTGGAACAGAAATATGAGCTTTCCAAAGAATTGGTCTCTCAATACAGCAATTATGAAAACGCCCCCACGTTATATTATGCCGACCAATGTCTGGAAATAGCCAGGCAATTGGGCGACCGGAACCTCATTACGGAATCTCTCCTGCGCCGGGCAAACTACCTGCGCTTTTCAGGGCTTACACACGAGTCCCTCTCCATTCTGGAATCAATTGATCCCGATAAGCTGCCCGTTGAATTACGGAAAACGTATTATAAAGTGTATATGCACGTATGCCACAGTTACACCAAGCTTCAGAATGATTCTCACTACAGGGATAAATACATAGAGCTGGCACTTCGGAATGCGGATTCATACCTGGCCTTGGAAAGAGGCGATGAATCGGAATATTTAAGTGTCCAGGCTTACAAATTTTATTTGGAAAAAAATTACCAACAAGCCATCAATACCATTAAAACCCTGCAGAAAAGGGATGACGTCAAGCCTTATCTGAGTGCCGAATATCTGTATTATCTGGGGTTGGTTTATCTCGAACTGGGAGATAACTATAAGCGTGTGTCTCTCGAAGCATTCAC
This window encodes:
- a CDS encoding DUF3575 domain-containing protein, whose translation is MNRLNRYILWRTLMFASMTLFFGATNYSYAASPGHRQDTLTAVFYFANNSSLLMREYRTNQAELNKLEEILRDITVSSALDSIVIEGSSSLIGSFRTNSRLSYERAMAVRSHIRWKFPDVELNEQKIFIKPSVINWGYLFEQVRLDRMVPYRDDLLRILSMPLDEESKFIQIKRLGGGATENYLTRNFARLMRSGTSVVFYLKEENPEKAQQQEEFVTVPVPPDSTAIETTIDFPGQVVVPEAGTDPVNDPSDTLSIPSLTTMARKPLFAIKTNLLYDLGAAVNAGIEIPMGQRWSLATEWVFPWWLWEKKQHALEVLNGNLELRYWWGERTGRSQMTGWFTGLYAGGGYYDVEWKTKGYQGEFVSAGITGGFAHSISKNWRMEYSLGLGYMGSKYREYTAKKCGEDDQWHLILKNRGNFHWVGPTQLKVSLVWMINRGYRK
- a CDS encoding DUF5119 domain-containing protein yields the protein MKRIYNEYTVLMLAVALLFCSCRRPIEEVVGLRAVIPMGTLWEKAGIAPQNVTALFYSKNDGKLVLEHRFENSANRIQTYAYVPEGAYTVVVFNEIRGQLYGVGIRGYENLSTLEAYATINSNPTVPLRSGDVPYVYEPDILASVTVRDFEVSCAMVRYTQNPEGQTPSPGMQESIEALVGLIPERKVHELNVTVHVEGLNNARMPALIDLNGMAGAYNFSGDRSTLQAVSQQFTINNRTYNPGSTTAGTISTTVRTFGIPGQQPSSLTPQPDRQIAMDFFFILKDRDRTVVHQQANVTGLIRYLPGQHGATALEVEVDLPERLPDVEPEGGGSGFDSELIDWDVIDVPLTSK